A window from Bombus pascuorum chromosome 12, iyBomPasc1.1, whole genome shotgun sequence encodes these proteins:
- the LOC132912964 gene encoding protein flightless-1 isoform X3: MANTGVLPFVRGVDFSSNDFSDGKFPESIRLMTGIQWLKLDETNLTEIPEEMGKLLKLEHLSLVKNRLERLYGELTELCCLRTLNIRRNNIKSSGIPAELFHLEELTTLDLSHNNLKEVPEGLERARSLLNLNLSHNHIETIPNTLFIHLTDLLFLDLSNNKLETLPPQTRRLANLQTLNLNHNPLGHFQLRQLPSLMNLMALQMCDTQRTLNNIPSSLETLTNLQELDLSQNNLPRVPDALYSLLNLRRLNLSDNQITELSTAIELWTKLETLNICRNKLSAIPASLCKIVTLRRLYLNDNQLDFEGIPSGIGKLSSLQVFSAANNRLEMIPEGLCRCGSLKKLILSSNRLITVPDAIHLLTDLEQLDLRDNPNLVMPPKPMEVQKGSGIEFYNIDFSLQHQLRLAGANVPTPIQTAGSKDPIARKMRLRRRRDQEEADQDQAKILKGMKDIAKEKNKDKECEESKAESLKPKRWDETLEKPPLDYSEFFDEDAGQVPGLSVWEIENFLPNEIEEVAHGKFYEGDCYIVLKTEIDEAGSLVWAIYFWIGEKATLDKRACAAIHAVNLRNYLGAQCRTIREEQGEESDEFLMLFESGITYIEGGRTSSGFYTVEDTPSITRLYRVHAAGASIHLEPVPVRCDSLDPGFVFVLDTGNKIFIWYGKKAKSTLKSKARLMAEKINKNERKNKAEIMTEIMNTESDDFLSCLNVKDISHLPPIAEHVDANFVPLAPRLYQVQLGMGYLELPQVEVPHGKLTNTLLNNRNVYILDCHVDVYVWFGKKSTRLVRAAAVKLSQELFNMIERPEYAMVTRLQEGTESQIFKCKFSGWDEVIAVDFTRTAESVAKTGADLTKWAKQQETKADLAALFMPRQPPMSFMEAQQLMSEWNDDLEGMEALVLEGKKFVRLPEEELGHFYSGDCYVFLCRYWMPLDTTENEDGDEQFEEDYQCTVYFWQGRDAGNMGWLTFTFSLQKKFKSLFGENLEVVRTHQQQENLKFLAYFKRKFIVHHGKRKQPKASGSNKVEFYHLRSNGSALCTRLIQIPADSTLLNSSFCYILNVPFNNDDETGIVYAWIGSKADIEEARLIQEIAEEMFNNPWISLQVLNEGEEPDNFFWVALGGRKPYDIDAEYMNYTRLFRCSNEKGYFTISEKCTDFCQVYDKFTNLRLR, translated from the exons ATGGCAAACACAGGAGTATTACCCTTTGTACGAGGAGTTGATTTTAGCAGCAACGACTTTAGT gATGGCAAATTTCCAGAATCTATACGGTTAATGACTGGTATACAATGGCTGAAATTGGATGAAACCAACTTGACTGAGATTCCAGAAGAAATGGGCAAATTGTTGAAGCTG GAACACCTTTCATTAGTTAAGAACAGATTGGAACGCTTGTATGGAGAATTGACGGAACTCTGTTGCCTTCGTACATTGAACATAAgacgtaataatattaaatcaagTGGAATTCCAGCAGAATTATTTCATCTGGAAGAATTAACCACATTAGATTTGAGTCATAATAATCTAAAGGAAGTACCAGAAGGACTAGAAAGAGCTCGATCTTTGTTAAATCTGAATTTAAGTCACAATCA CATTGAAACAATCCCTAATACATTGTTCATTCACCTAACTGATTTGCTATTCTTGGATCTTAGCAATAATAAGTTGGAAACACTACCACCACAAACTCGTCGCTTAGCAAATTTACAAACTTTAAACCTGAATCATAATCCATTAGGACATTTTCAATTAAG ACAATTGCCATCCTTGATGAATTTAATGGCCCTACAGATGTGCGACACGCAGAGGACATTAAACAATATTCCATCAAGTTTGGAGACTTTAACGAATCTGCAAGAACTTGATTTATCTCAAAACAATTTACCCCGGGTACCAGATGCGCTTTATTCTCTGTTGAATTTACGTCGCTTGAATTTAAGTGATAATCAAATAACGGAATTGTCAACAGCAATCG aacTTTGGACAAAATTggaaacattaaatatatgtcGTAATAAATTGTCCGCGATACCTGCCTCTCTGTGTAAAATCGTTACTCTCAGAAGATTATATTTGAACGACAATCAATTAGATTTCGAAGGTATTCCTTCAGGCATTGGCAAGCTATCTTCGTTGCAAGTATTTTCAGCAGCTAATAATCGTTTAGAAATGATACCCGAAGGTTTATGCAG GTGTGGAtcgttaaagaaattaatattatcgtcTAATCGGTTGATTACCGTACCAGATGCTATTCATCTTCTTACCGATCTAGAACAACTTGATCTGAGAGATAATCCGAATTTAGTAATGCCGCCAAAACCAATGGAAGTTCAAAAAGGTTCCGGCATCGagttttataatatcgatttttccCTACAACATCAATTGCGGCTTGCTGGCGCTAATGTACCTACGCCTATTCAGACTGCCG GTAGCAAGGATCCAATAGCTCGCAAAATGAGACTGAGAAGAAGACGAGACCAAGAGGAAGCTGATCAAGATCAGGCCAAGATATTGAAg gGTATGAAAGATATAGcaaaggagaaaaataaagacaaAGAATGCGAAGAATCAAAAGCAGAGTCGTTGAA ACCCAAACGATGGGATGAAACTTTGGAAAAACCACCACTGGATTATTCCGAATTTTTCGACGAAGATGCTGGTCAGGTTCCTGGTTTATCTGTCTGGGAAATAGAGAATTTTTTGCCCAATGAAATAGAAGAAGTGGCACATGGAAAGTTCTACGAAGGCGATTGCTACATTGTTTTAAAGACTGAAATAGACGAAGCTGGGTCTTTAGTTTGGGCAATTTATTTCTGGATAGGGGAGAAAGCTACG TTGGATAAAAGAGCTTGTGCTGCAATTCACGCAGTAAATCTACGTAATTATTTGGGCGCGCAATGTCGTACAATCAGAGAAGAACAAGGCGAAGAATCGGATGAATTTCTAATGTTGTTCGAGTCTGGCATTACATATATCGAAGGAGGTCGTACCTCGTCCGGTTTCTATACAGTCGAAGATACG CCATCGATAACACGATTGTATAGGGTTCATGCTGCCGGTGCTTCCATCCATTTAGAACCGGTCCCTGTTCGTTGTGATTCCTTGGATCCGGGTTTCGTATTCGTCTTAGATACTGGCAACAAGATCTTCATATGGTACGGTAAAAAAGCGAAGAGTACATTGAAGTCAAAGGCGAGATTAATGGCTGAGAAgatcaataaaaatgaaagaaagaataaagcAGAGATCATGACAGAAATTATGAATACAGAGTCGGATGATTTTTTATCGTGTTTAAACGTCAAAGATATTTCGCACCTGCCACCGATTGCC GAACATGTGGATGCAAATTTTGTACCACTTGCGCCACGTCTGTATCAAGTACAACTTGGTATGGGATATTTGGAATTGCCACAAGTCGAAGTACCTCATGGGAAACTAACCAACACGCTTTTAAACAATCGCAATGTTTATATATTGGATTGTCATGTAGATGTTTACGTTTG gTTTGGCAAAAAATCTACAAGATTAGTACGAGCAGCGGCTGTTAAACTCTCTcaagaattatttaacatgATAGAACGACCAGAATACGCAATGGTAACCAGGTTACAAGAAGGAACTGAGTCGCAG ATCTTCAAATGCAAATTTTCTGGATGGGATGAAGTTATAGCAGTTGACTTTACTAGAACTGCCGAATCAGTCGCGAAAACTGGGGCAGACCTTACTAAATGGGCGAAGCAACAAGAAACGAAG GCGGATTTAGCCGCACTCTTCATGCCTAGACAACCGCCTATGTCATTTATGGAAGCTCAACAACTGATGTCGGAATGGAACGATGATTTAGAGGGAATGGAAGCGTTGGTTTTAGAAGGAAAGAAGTTTGTACGATTACCGGAAGAGGAATTAGGTCATTTTTATAGTGGTGAttgttacgtatttttatGTCGTTACTGGATG CCATTAGATACAACAGAAAATGAAGATGGCGATGAGCAATTCGAAGAGGATTATCAGTGTACTGTATATTTCTGGCAAGGCCGAGATGCGGGAAATATGGGATGGCTGACATTTACATTTAG CTTACAGAAAAAGTTTAAATCTTTATTTGGTGAGAATTTGGAAGTAGTTAGAACTCATCAGCAACAAGAAAATTTAAAGTTCTTGGcatatttcaaacgaaaatttattgttcATCATGGCAAGCGTAAACAGCCTAAAGCTTCTGGTAGTAACAAGGTTGAATTCTATCACTTAAGAAGTAATGGAAGTGCATTGTGTACCAGGCTCATACAAATACCGGctgattctacgttattaaaCTCTTCATTTTG CTACATTTTAAACGTACCGTTCAATAACGACGATGAAACGGGAATAGTATACGCCTGGATTGGTTCTAAAGCAGATATCGAGGAAGCTCGTTTGATTCAAGAAATCGCCgaagaaatgtttaataac CCATGGATAAGTTTACAAGTTTTAAACGAAGGTGAAGAACCAGATAACTTTTTTTGGGTAGCTCTTGGTGGAAGAAAGCCATATGATATCGATGCAGAATACATGAATTATACGAGACTATTCAGATGCTCGAATGAAAAGGGATATTTCACGATCAGCGAGAAATGCACCGATTTTTGTCAagtatatgataaatttactaatttacGTTTGC GATGA
- the LOC132912964 gene encoding protein flightless-1 isoform X1 gives MANTGVLPFVRGVDFSSNDFSDGKFPESIRLMTGIQWLKLDETNLTEIPEEMGKLLKLEHLSLVKNRLERLYGELTELCCLRTLNIRRNNIKSSGIPAELFHLEELTTLDLSHNNLKEVPEGLERARSLLNLNLSHNHIETIPNTLFIHLTDLLFLDLSNNKLETLPPQTRRLANLQTLNLNHNPLGHFQLRQLPSLMNLMALQMCDTQRTLNNIPSSLETLTNLQELDLSQNNLPRVPDALYSLLNLRRLNLSDNQITELSTAIELWTKLETLNICRNKLSAIPASLCKIVTLRRLYLNDNQLDFEGIPSGIGKLSSLQVFSAANNRLEMIPEGLCRCGSLKKLILSSNRLITVPDAIHLLTDLEQLDLRDNPNLVMPPKPMEVQKGSGIEFYNIDFSLQHQLRLAGANVPTPIQTAGSKDPIARKMRLRRRRDQEEADQDQAKILKGMKDIAKEKNKDKECEESKAESLKPKRWDETLEKPPLDYSEFFDEDAGQVPGLSVWEIENFLPNEIEEVAHGKFYEGDCYIVLKTEIDEAGSLVWAIYFWIGEKATLDKRACAAIHAVNLRNYLGAQCRTIREEQGEESDEFLMLFESGITYIEGGRTSSGFYTVEDTPSITRLYRVHAAGASIHLEPVPVRCDSLDPGFVFVLDTGNKIFIWYGKKAKSTLKSKARLMAEKINKNERKNKAEIMTEIMNTESDDFLSCLNVKDISHLPPIAEHVDANFVPLAPRLYQVQLGMGYLELPQVEVPHGKLTNTLLNNRNVYILDCHVDVYVWFGKKSTRLVRAAAVKLSQELFNMIERPEYAMVTRLQEGTESQIFKCKFSGWDEVIAVDFTRTAESVAKTGADLTKWAKQQETKADLAALFMPRQPPMSFMEAQQLMSEWNDDLEGMEALVLEGKKFVRLPEEELGHFYSGDCYVFLCRYWMPLDTTENEDGDEQFEEDYQCTVYFWQGRDAGNMGWLTFTFSLQKKFKSLFGENLEVVRTHQQQENLKFLAYFKRKFIVHHGKRKQPKASGSNKVEFYHLRSNGSALCTRLIQIPADSTLLNSSFCYILNVPFNNDDETGIVYAWIGSKADIEEARLIQEIAEEMFNNPWISLQVLNEGEEPDNFFWVALGGRKPYDIDAEYMNYTRLFRCSNEKGYFTISEKCTDFCQDDLADDDIMILDNGEQVFLWLGSRCSEVEIKLAYKSAQVYIQHLRVKQPDRPRKLYLTAKGKESRRFTKCFHGWSSHKRPPQ, from the exons ATGGCAAACACAGGAGTATTACCCTTTGTACGAGGAGTTGATTTTAGCAGCAACGACTTTAGT gATGGCAAATTTCCAGAATCTATACGGTTAATGACTGGTATACAATGGCTGAAATTGGATGAAACCAACTTGACTGAGATTCCAGAAGAAATGGGCAAATTGTTGAAGCTG GAACACCTTTCATTAGTTAAGAACAGATTGGAACGCTTGTATGGAGAATTGACGGAACTCTGTTGCCTTCGTACATTGAACATAAgacgtaataatattaaatcaagTGGAATTCCAGCAGAATTATTTCATCTGGAAGAATTAACCACATTAGATTTGAGTCATAATAATCTAAAGGAAGTACCAGAAGGACTAGAAAGAGCTCGATCTTTGTTAAATCTGAATTTAAGTCACAATCA CATTGAAACAATCCCTAATACATTGTTCATTCACCTAACTGATTTGCTATTCTTGGATCTTAGCAATAATAAGTTGGAAACACTACCACCACAAACTCGTCGCTTAGCAAATTTACAAACTTTAAACCTGAATCATAATCCATTAGGACATTTTCAATTAAG ACAATTGCCATCCTTGATGAATTTAATGGCCCTACAGATGTGCGACACGCAGAGGACATTAAACAATATTCCATCAAGTTTGGAGACTTTAACGAATCTGCAAGAACTTGATTTATCTCAAAACAATTTACCCCGGGTACCAGATGCGCTTTATTCTCTGTTGAATTTACGTCGCTTGAATTTAAGTGATAATCAAATAACGGAATTGTCAACAGCAATCG aacTTTGGACAAAATTggaaacattaaatatatgtcGTAATAAATTGTCCGCGATACCTGCCTCTCTGTGTAAAATCGTTACTCTCAGAAGATTATATTTGAACGACAATCAATTAGATTTCGAAGGTATTCCTTCAGGCATTGGCAAGCTATCTTCGTTGCAAGTATTTTCAGCAGCTAATAATCGTTTAGAAATGATACCCGAAGGTTTATGCAG GTGTGGAtcgttaaagaaattaatattatcgtcTAATCGGTTGATTACCGTACCAGATGCTATTCATCTTCTTACCGATCTAGAACAACTTGATCTGAGAGATAATCCGAATTTAGTAATGCCGCCAAAACCAATGGAAGTTCAAAAAGGTTCCGGCATCGagttttataatatcgatttttccCTACAACATCAATTGCGGCTTGCTGGCGCTAATGTACCTACGCCTATTCAGACTGCCG GTAGCAAGGATCCAATAGCTCGCAAAATGAGACTGAGAAGAAGACGAGACCAAGAGGAAGCTGATCAAGATCAGGCCAAGATATTGAAg gGTATGAAAGATATAGcaaaggagaaaaataaagacaaAGAATGCGAAGAATCAAAAGCAGAGTCGTTGAA ACCCAAACGATGGGATGAAACTTTGGAAAAACCACCACTGGATTATTCCGAATTTTTCGACGAAGATGCTGGTCAGGTTCCTGGTTTATCTGTCTGGGAAATAGAGAATTTTTTGCCCAATGAAATAGAAGAAGTGGCACATGGAAAGTTCTACGAAGGCGATTGCTACATTGTTTTAAAGACTGAAATAGACGAAGCTGGGTCTTTAGTTTGGGCAATTTATTTCTGGATAGGGGAGAAAGCTACG TTGGATAAAAGAGCTTGTGCTGCAATTCACGCAGTAAATCTACGTAATTATTTGGGCGCGCAATGTCGTACAATCAGAGAAGAACAAGGCGAAGAATCGGATGAATTTCTAATGTTGTTCGAGTCTGGCATTACATATATCGAAGGAGGTCGTACCTCGTCCGGTTTCTATACAGTCGAAGATACG CCATCGATAACACGATTGTATAGGGTTCATGCTGCCGGTGCTTCCATCCATTTAGAACCGGTCCCTGTTCGTTGTGATTCCTTGGATCCGGGTTTCGTATTCGTCTTAGATACTGGCAACAAGATCTTCATATGGTACGGTAAAAAAGCGAAGAGTACATTGAAGTCAAAGGCGAGATTAATGGCTGAGAAgatcaataaaaatgaaagaaagaataaagcAGAGATCATGACAGAAATTATGAATACAGAGTCGGATGATTTTTTATCGTGTTTAAACGTCAAAGATATTTCGCACCTGCCACCGATTGCC GAACATGTGGATGCAAATTTTGTACCACTTGCGCCACGTCTGTATCAAGTACAACTTGGTATGGGATATTTGGAATTGCCACAAGTCGAAGTACCTCATGGGAAACTAACCAACACGCTTTTAAACAATCGCAATGTTTATATATTGGATTGTCATGTAGATGTTTACGTTTG gTTTGGCAAAAAATCTACAAGATTAGTACGAGCAGCGGCTGTTAAACTCTCTcaagaattatttaacatgATAGAACGACCAGAATACGCAATGGTAACCAGGTTACAAGAAGGAACTGAGTCGCAG ATCTTCAAATGCAAATTTTCTGGATGGGATGAAGTTATAGCAGTTGACTTTACTAGAACTGCCGAATCAGTCGCGAAAACTGGGGCAGACCTTACTAAATGGGCGAAGCAACAAGAAACGAAG GCGGATTTAGCCGCACTCTTCATGCCTAGACAACCGCCTATGTCATTTATGGAAGCTCAACAACTGATGTCGGAATGGAACGATGATTTAGAGGGAATGGAAGCGTTGGTTTTAGAAGGAAAGAAGTTTGTACGATTACCGGAAGAGGAATTAGGTCATTTTTATAGTGGTGAttgttacgtatttttatGTCGTTACTGGATG CCATTAGATACAACAGAAAATGAAGATGGCGATGAGCAATTCGAAGAGGATTATCAGTGTACTGTATATTTCTGGCAAGGCCGAGATGCGGGAAATATGGGATGGCTGACATTTACATTTAG CTTACAGAAAAAGTTTAAATCTTTATTTGGTGAGAATTTGGAAGTAGTTAGAACTCATCAGCAACAAGAAAATTTAAAGTTCTTGGcatatttcaaacgaaaatttattgttcATCATGGCAAGCGTAAACAGCCTAAAGCTTCTGGTAGTAACAAGGTTGAATTCTATCACTTAAGAAGTAATGGAAGTGCATTGTGTACCAGGCTCATACAAATACCGGctgattctacgttattaaaCTCTTCATTTTG CTACATTTTAAACGTACCGTTCAATAACGACGATGAAACGGGAATAGTATACGCCTGGATTGGTTCTAAAGCAGATATCGAGGAAGCTCGTTTGATTCAAGAAATCGCCgaagaaatgtttaataac CCATGGATAAGTTTACAAGTTTTAAACGAAGGTGAAGAACCAGATAACTTTTTTTGGGTAGCTCTTGGTGGAAGAAAGCCATATGATATCGATGCAGAATACATGAATTATACGAGACTATTCAGATGCTCGAATGAAAAGGGATATTTCACGATCAGCGAGAAATGCACCGATTTTTGTCAa GATGATTTAGCGGATGACGATATTATGATACTTGATAATGGCGAACAAGTATTTTTATGGTTAGGCAGTCGATGTTCAGAGgtagaaattaaattggcaTATAAATCTGCTCAG gtATACATCCAACATTTACGAGTAAAACAGCCAGACAGGCCacgtaaattgtatttaacagCAAAGGGAAAAGAATCTCGAAGATTCACCAAGTGTTTCCATGGCTGGAGTTCACACAAAAGACCACctcaataa
- the LOC132912964 gene encoding protein flightless-1 isoform X2: protein MDIYFLSVHKVQDEAIMIEEHLSLVKNRLERLYGELTELCCLRTLNIRRNNIKSSGIPAELFHLEELTTLDLSHNNLKEVPEGLERARSLLNLNLSHNHIETIPNTLFIHLTDLLFLDLSNNKLETLPPQTRRLANLQTLNLNHNPLGHFQLRQLPSLMNLMALQMCDTQRTLNNIPSSLETLTNLQELDLSQNNLPRVPDALYSLLNLRRLNLSDNQITELSTAIELWTKLETLNICRNKLSAIPASLCKIVTLRRLYLNDNQLDFEGIPSGIGKLSSLQVFSAANNRLEMIPEGLCRCGSLKKLILSSNRLITVPDAIHLLTDLEQLDLRDNPNLVMPPKPMEVQKGSGIEFYNIDFSLQHQLRLAGANVPTPIQTAGSKDPIARKMRLRRRRDQEEADQDQAKILKGMKDIAKEKNKDKECEESKAESLKPKRWDETLEKPPLDYSEFFDEDAGQVPGLSVWEIENFLPNEIEEVAHGKFYEGDCYIVLKTEIDEAGSLVWAIYFWIGEKATLDKRACAAIHAVNLRNYLGAQCRTIREEQGEESDEFLMLFESGITYIEGGRTSSGFYTVEDTPSITRLYRVHAAGASIHLEPVPVRCDSLDPGFVFVLDTGNKIFIWYGKKAKSTLKSKARLMAEKINKNERKNKAEIMTEIMNTESDDFLSCLNVKDISHLPPIAEHVDANFVPLAPRLYQVQLGMGYLELPQVEVPHGKLTNTLLNNRNVYILDCHVDVYVWFGKKSTRLVRAAAVKLSQELFNMIERPEYAMVTRLQEGTESQIFKCKFSGWDEVIAVDFTRTAESVAKTGADLTKWAKQQETKADLAALFMPRQPPMSFMEAQQLMSEWNDDLEGMEALVLEGKKFVRLPEEELGHFYSGDCYVFLCRYWMPLDTTENEDGDEQFEEDYQCTVYFWQGRDAGNMGWLTFTFSLQKKFKSLFGENLEVVRTHQQQENLKFLAYFKRKFIVHHGKRKQPKASGSNKVEFYHLRSNGSALCTRLIQIPADSTLLNSSFCYILNVPFNNDDETGIVYAWIGSKADIEEARLIQEIAEEMFNNPWISLQVLNEGEEPDNFFWVALGGRKPYDIDAEYMNYTRLFRCSNEKGYFTISEKCTDFCQDDLADDDIMILDNGEQVFLWLGSRCSEVEIKLAYKSAQVYIQHLRVKQPDRPRKLYLTAKGKESRRFTKCFHGWSSHKRPPQ from the exons ATggacatttattttttaagtgtGCACAAAGTTCAGGATGAAGCTATCATGATCGAG GAACACCTTTCATTAGTTAAGAACAGATTGGAACGCTTGTATGGAGAATTGACGGAACTCTGTTGCCTTCGTACATTGAACATAAgacgtaataatattaaatcaagTGGAATTCCAGCAGAATTATTTCATCTGGAAGAATTAACCACATTAGATTTGAGTCATAATAATCTAAAGGAAGTACCAGAAGGACTAGAAAGAGCTCGATCTTTGTTAAATCTGAATTTAAGTCACAATCA CATTGAAACAATCCCTAATACATTGTTCATTCACCTAACTGATTTGCTATTCTTGGATCTTAGCAATAATAAGTTGGAAACACTACCACCACAAACTCGTCGCTTAGCAAATTTACAAACTTTAAACCTGAATCATAATCCATTAGGACATTTTCAATTAAG ACAATTGCCATCCTTGATGAATTTAATGGCCCTACAGATGTGCGACACGCAGAGGACATTAAACAATATTCCATCAAGTTTGGAGACTTTAACGAATCTGCAAGAACTTGATTTATCTCAAAACAATTTACCCCGGGTACCAGATGCGCTTTATTCTCTGTTGAATTTACGTCGCTTGAATTTAAGTGATAATCAAATAACGGAATTGTCAACAGCAATCG aacTTTGGACAAAATTggaaacattaaatatatgtcGTAATAAATTGTCCGCGATACCTGCCTCTCTGTGTAAAATCGTTACTCTCAGAAGATTATATTTGAACGACAATCAATTAGATTTCGAAGGTATTCCTTCAGGCATTGGCAAGCTATCTTCGTTGCAAGTATTTTCAGCAGCTAATAATCGTTTAGAAATGATACCCGAAGGTTTATGCAG GTGTGGAtcgttaaagaaattaatattatcgtcTAATCGGTTGATTACCGTACCAGATGCTATTCATCTTCTTACCGATCTAGAACAACTTGATCTGAGAGATAATCCGAATTTAGTAATGCCGCCAAAACCAATGGAAGTTCAAAAAGGTTCCGGCATCGagttttataatatcgatttttccCTACAACATCAATTGCGGCTTGCTGGCGCTAATGTACCTACGCCTATTCAGACTGCCG GTAGCAAGGATCCAATAGCTCGCAAAATGAGACTGAGAAGAAGACGAGACCAAGAGGAAGCTGATCAAGATCAGGCCAAGATATTGAAg gGTATGAAAGATATAGcaaaggagaaaaataaagacaaAGAATGCGAAGAATCAAAAGCAGAGTCGTTGAA ACCCAAACGATGGGATGAAACTTTGGAAAAACCACCACTGGATTATTCCGAATTTTTCGACGAAGATGCTGGTCAGGTTCCTGGTTTATCTGTCTGGGAAATAGAGAATTTTTTGCCCAATGAAATAGAAGAAGTGGCACATGGAAAGTTCTACGAAGGCGATTGCTACATTGTTTTAAAGACTGAAATAGACGAAGCTGGGTCTTTAGTTTGGGCAATTTATTTCTGGATAGGGGAGAAAGCTACG TTGGATAAAAGAGCTTGTGCTGCAATTCACGCAGTAAATCTACGTAATTATTTGGGCGCGCAATGTCGTACAATCAGAGAAGAACAAGGCGAAGAATCGGATGAATTTCTAATGTTGTTCGAGTCTGGCATTACATATATCGAAGGAGGTCGTACCTCGTCCGGTTTCTATACAGTCGAAGATACG CCATCGATAACACGATTGTATAGGGTTCATGCTGCCGGTGCTTCCATCCATTTAGAACCGGTCCCTGTTCGTTGTGATTCCTTGGATCCGGGTTTCGTATTCGTCTTAGATACTGGCAACAAGATCTTCATATGGTACGGTAAAAAAGCGAAGAGTACATTGAAGTCAAAGGCGAGATTAATGGCTGAGAAgatcaataaaaatgaaagaaagaataaagcAGAGATCATGACAGAAATTATGAATACAGAGTCGGATGATTTTTTATCGTGTTTAAACGTCAAAGATATTTCGCACCTGCCACCGATTGCC GAACATGTGGATGCAAATTTTGTACCACTTGCGCCACGTCTGTATCAAGTACAACTTGGTATGGGATATTTGGAATTGCCACAAGTCGAAGTACCTCATGGGAAACTAACCAACACGCTTTTAAACAATCGCAATGTTTATATATTGGATTGTCATGTAGATGTTTACGTTTG gTTTGGCAAAAAATCTACAAGATTAGTACGAGCAGCGGCTGTTAAACTCTCTcaagaattatttaacatgATAGAACGACCAGAATACGCAATGGTAACCAGGTTACAAGAAGGAACTGAGTCGCAG ATCTTCAAATGCAAATTTTCTGGATGGGATGAAGTTATAGCAGTTGACTTTACTAGAACTGCCGAATCAGTCGCGAAAACTGGGGCAGACCTTACTAAATGGGCGAAGCAACAAGAAACGAAG GCGGATTTAGCCGCACTCTTCATGCCTAGACAACCGCCTATGTCATTTATGGAAGCTCAACAACTGATGTCGGAATGGAACGATGATTTAGAGGGAATGGAAGCGTTGGTTTTAGAAGGAAAGAAGTTTGTACGATTACCGGAAGAGGAATTAGGTCATTTTTATAGTGGTGAttgttacgtatttttatGTCGTTACTGGATG CCATTAGATACAACAGAAAATGAAGATGGCGATGAGCAATTCGAAGAGGATTATCAGTGTACTGTATATTTCTGGCAAGGCCGAGATGCGGGAAATATGGGATGGCTGACATTTACATTTAG CTTACAGAAAAAGTTTAAATCTTTATTTGGTGAGAATTTGGAAGTAGTTAGAACTCATCAGCAACAAGAAAATTTAAAGTTCTTGGcatatttcaaacgaaaatttattgttcATCATGGCAAGCGTAAACAGCCTAAAGCTTCTGGTAGTAACAAGGTTGAATTCTATCACTTAAGAAGTAATGGAAGTGCATTGTGTACCAGGCTCATACAAATACCGGctgattctacgttattaaaCTCTTCATTTTG CTACATTTTAAACGTACCGTTCAATAACGACGATGAAACGGGAATAGTATACGCCTGGATTGGTTCTAAAGCAGATATCGAGGAAGCTCGTTTGATTCAAGAAATCGCCgaagaaatgtttaataac CCATGGATAAGTTTACAAGTTTTAAACGAAGGTGAAGAACCAGATAACTTTTTTTGGGTAGCTCTTGGTGGAAGAAAGCCATATGATATCGATGCAGAATACATGAATTATACGAGACTATTCAGATGCTCGAATGAAAAGGGATATTTCACGATCAGCGAGAAATGCACCGATTTTTGTCAa GATGATTTAGCGGATGACGATATTATGATACTTGATAATGGCGAACAAGTATTTTTATGGTTAGGCAGTCGATGTTCAGAGgtagaaattaaattggcaTATAAATCTGCTCAG gtATACATCCAACATTTACGAGTAAAACAGCCAGACAGGCCacgtaaattgtatttaacagCAAAGGGAAAAGAATCTCGAAGATTCACCAAGTGTTTCCATGGCTGGAGTTCACACAAAAGACCACctcaataa
- the LOC132913001 gene encoding essential MCU regulator, mitochondrial has translation MALQRTSVALQTVNDLRKINGATKVHFRSRITTPSGAILPEPKRARFGFLGVICSVMTGLVIGATLSKMMANFLEEKELFVPADDDDDD, from the coding sequence ATGGCATTGCAACGTACATCTGTTGCATTACAAACTGTCAACGatttaaggaaaataaatGGGGCAACGAAAGTACATTTTCGGTCAAGAATAACAACACCTTCAGGTGCGATTCTACCAGAACCAAAAAGAGCACGTTTCGGTTTTTTGGGTGTCATCTGCAGTGTTATGACAGGACTAGTCATAGGAGCTACTTTAAGTAAAATGATGGCTAATTTTCTCGAAGAGAAAGAATTGTTCGTACCTGcggatgatgatgatgatgattaa